The Muntiacus reevesi chromosome 15, mMunRee1.1, whole genome shotgun sequence region TTTAGATGAGGGTGCTCAAAAATAACACCTTCCACAAAAGCCAAGAGGAAAGTTTAAATTCTCCTGGACATCTGTGAGTTAACACAAGAGACCCAGAGTGGTTATGCTGCCAATTTCCTTGTCTCTAGCTGCCCTGCTGGCAATCAGGAAGGGTATCTCCTGTCAATTCCTGAAAGGGAATTCAGCTGCCAAATCAGGAGGAAAAAGGAAGTTGTGGAAGGCTCTGTGAAATTGGCACCAGAGGCTACTCAGTTTCAAGACACTGAGagtaatatttgggaaaaaaaaatatcacttaAAGGTGAGTGCCAAGATTACAATGGATTTAAATCATCGTAAAATCTCTCCTGATTAAGACCATTAAAAATCCTGGATTCCAGAAACAAGTCTAGAGGAACTAGGGCTGTAAAGGACACCTAGTTACCACCAGAAAATCTACTGCCCTTGGGATGAGAAAGGACAGTGGCAACGTAGTATATTACTAAATATATAGAGTGGCCCTGTTATAATAGCTGACTATTATGGACACCGGGGTTTACTGAAGGCCCAGTCATGCTCCTAGGAAAGTGTTTAGTTGgtaagatgtgtctgactctttgtgaccctatgggctggggcccaccagggtcctctgtccatgagattctccaggcaagaatacaggagtggggtaccatttcctactccagtgtatcttccccacccagggatcgaacctggttctcctgcattggcaggcggattttttaccactgagccaccagggaagctcagtacTGTAGCTACACAGGCAGAAACAACCTCCTGTAACAGGGAGATGCAGCGATCCATCGGCGCTCTATCCCACACCACCAGTTCCCCTGATGGTCCTGAGACTTTGGGAAGAGCCAGTTCAGAAAGCACCAATGGACACAAAGAGCCAAGAATTTCAGGTTCATTTCAAGTCTCTTTCATTCGTTAATTGTTCAATAAATTCCCCCAAATCTCCACGCATGAGAAAACTTGGATTTGGGGAAGGGAATTCCagggagaggggaaagagaggaagagtcCGTTGTCCCCACCCGCCACCGTCTCCCGATCGGCCCACGTGCCCCCATGCCTAACCAGGAGCGCTCCGCTGTTCCGGGCCTCTGCGCTCCCGGAGAGGCCCTGTCGGCCTCCGGTCTTGCTTCCCAGGGGGGCAAAGGTGCTCGCGTCCCCTCCCGGAACCCCTCTGGGGATCTGCCCACTTGCCCCTGCATACAGACCCTGCTCCGGGCGCCGGGGCGTCCCGGGGAGGAGGACGCGCTTCCCAGGCCAAAGCAGGTGCCCGCGCCCCCGCGCGCGGAGTCGGGGTAGGCGGCGGGGCAGCCCCGCCCAGACGCCCGCCCGGCCCGGGTCCCGGCAGGGGCGCGGGCCCGCTGTAACCCGgaagaggcggcggcggcggcgggcgtgCGGGagccggggggcgggggcaggggtgggggcggcgCGCTCCAGCCGGCATGGCCGCCGCcgccggctttgtgtgccgcgcgcGGGCCCCGGACGCCCGCGCCTCTCCCGGCCCGCGGGGCCGCCGCTGACCCGCCAGGGCTCCCAGCGCCGCGCCCGCCGGGCCGGCCCCGCCTCCCCCCCCTGCGcttccccgccccctcctccagccGCCGGGCGGGCGGGCCGCAGCCGCCCTCCGCTCGCCCGCTCCTCGCCGCGCGCCCGCCCGCCCTCGCTCCCCAgccggcctgcctgcctgcctgcctgcctgccgtgccggcggcggcggcggcgcgctcCAGCCGCCCCGATGCCCGAACCAGGCCCCAGGATGAACGGCTTCTCGCTGGGCgagctgtgctggctcttctgcTGCCCGCCCTGCCCGAGCCGCATCGCCGCCAAGCTGGCCTTCCTGCCGCCCGAGCCCACCTACACGGTGCTGGCGCCGGAGCAGCGCGGCCCCGGCGCGCCCGCTCCGGCCTCGGCCGCTTCCACCTCCTCCGCCTCCGCCGCGGCCCAGCCGGCGCCGCAGCAGCAGCCCGAGGAGGGGGGCGCCGGGCCCGGCGCGTGCAGCCTGCACCTGAGCGAGCGCGCCGACTGGCAGTACTCGCAGCGCGAGCTGGACGCCGTCGAGGTCTTCTTCTCGCGCACCGCCCGGGACAACCGGCTAGGCTGCATGTTCGTGCGCTGCGCGCCCTCCAGCCGCTACACGCTGCTCTTCTCGCACGGCAACGCGGTGGACCTGGGCCAGATGTGCAGCTTCTACATCGGCCTGGGCTCGCGCATCAACTGCAACATCTTCTCCTACGACTACTCCGGCTACGGCGTCAGCTCCGGCAAGCCCTCCGAGAAGAACCTCTACGCCGACATCGACGCCGCGTGGCAGGCGCTGCGCACCCGGTGAGCCCTGCGAGGGTCGCCAGGCCTGGCCGGCCGCTGCGAGGGGGCCGGGCTGGCATCCCCTGGGGGCCTCTGGGGGCGGCCTGAGGGGAGAGGGACCCTCCTTCGGGGTTGTGGGCGAGCAGAAATTTCCTCCCCCCACGCATACACACACCCCGCTCCGCGGCCGTCGtggcttctcttttcttttccatccctGGCTTTCTTTCACCCCCTTCAAGAACCCCGCCAGCCCTCTGGTTCCTGGAGAGTTCAGATTCGCAGGGTTTTGCCTGCTTTGGCACTCCTGGGTGCCCCCGATCTCCCCAgctgggtcttttgtggttttgGGCACCACAAGTGGCAGTGTGGGCATGCTTAAATACGGGGCAGAGACAACTTGGTTCGCGTTGAGTTTGTGTGAACCGGCGGCCAGAGGCTGGAGGGCCTCAGGGtgaagtgaccttgggcaaggcgcATGAGCTCAAACCTCTTGTTTCCTTCCTTGTAAAGTCAGGGGGCGCGGCGGGACGGCTTCCAAAATACGTTCCGGTTGTAAAGTGCTCAGCGGGGCCACGTCTGGGCTGCCTTGGAGGGAGCTGGAAGATCGGGTGGTGTGAAGTTGGACTTCTGGGGCTGAGTAGCTGGCACGGTGGTCAGGAAGTTTAGCTGGTGGTGGTGGGCCTGGCATCTTTATCAGaaacttagttaaaaaaaaacccaaaaacccccACAAAAACCCAGGAGGAGTTCGAATCTTGTGCTTAAAGGGCTTGCGGAATCTCTTGACCTTGAATTAGCATTCACAGAAGGACTAGGAAGTGTCCTCAGTAGTAGGAAGTGTCCCTCCATAGGGAGTCTTTTATGTGCAAGGCACAAACTGGGGGCTTGGTTTTGGGGCTAGACATGGTAAGACAAGCAAACCAAACGAGTTTTAGTCTCTAGTCACCCAGAAGTCTGGTAAGTGGGCAAGTCACGTCCACCTGTTTGTGCTCCAGTCTGGGTGTCTGTGGCTTCACCCCAGCCACCTGGTAGCAGGATGGTGAAAACACCTGAGGTCATGTCTTCTCTGACATCAGATTGCTTCAGATGAAAGAGCCCCCAGAATAGGTATGATTGGCACTGTTACGATACTGACAGGTGTAGTCTTTATCTAAAATGTGTTTGCCTGGCACTTGCAGACTGCCAGCATTAGTGATTTTTGTCCTCATTCCTGTTCATGCATATGTTCATAAATTATTCTCTGCCTTTCTGGGGAAATGGCCTATCCATCAGGGAAATACTTATTCTCATTCTTCTCCTGAGGTCTTGAAGGACTTCGTTTGGATGAAGCTTTTTGAAAGTGGTTTAGGCTGAGGTTGTACAATTCTTgagacctccatggactgtagcccaccaggcacctctctccatgggagtctccaggcaagaatactggagtgggtagccattttcttctccaggggatcttcctgatccagggattaagtctttgtctcctgcattgacaggtggattctttactgctgagccaccagggaagcccctgagtcaGAATCTACAAGTAGTTAAAAAGTCACCTGTTTCAATAAAGAGTTTCAAATACATATTTGTCACACATGATCGATTGCTAGTAGTTGCTGTTGGTCAAGGTATTAAAATTAAGGGTTGGCATTAGATCTTAAAGTGAAACATAATCCCACTTTGAGTAGGTTGTTTGGTGAAATTTCTGTAGAACACTGTTCCTATATGTAAGTGTCTAGATTACAATGAAATCTTTTTCAGATGTGAGGCAAATCCTTTGCCCTGAATATGCAGGTGTGTCTGTGTTACAACATACATGAGGCATAATTATTTCCCAGAGACGTGTGTCATATGTAATTTAATTATGGGCATGGCTTTGGGTAAGGTTAAATTTTGAATTGTGTGAtggggtggtgctagtggtaaagaacctgcctgcctgtgcaggagacataagagatgtaggttcaatccctgtgtcgggaacatcctctggaggagggcatggtaacctactccagtattcttgcctggagaatcccatggacagaggagcctggtgggctacggttcatagAGTCCCAAAGAATCGAACACAAGTGAAGTAATttatcacacacagacacacagcacaTAGCTGAGCACATAGCTCACCTTTGCCTGGAATTGATTTAGTTTTATGCCAGAACTCACATCAAGGTTGATTTACTCACCTGTTAAATAGGTTAGAACTTATAGGCTAAATGAC contains the following coding sequences:
- the ABHD17C gene encoding alpha/beta hydrolase domain-containing protein 17C; translation: MPEPGPRMNGFSLGELCWLFCCPPCPSRIAAKLAFLPPEPTYTVLAPEQRGPGAPAPASAASTSSASAAAQPAPQQQPEEGGAGPGACSLHLSERADWQYSQRELDAVEVFFSRTARDNRLGCMFVRCAPSSRYTLLFSHGNAVDLGQMCSFYIGLGSRINCNIFSYDYSGYGVSSGKPSEKNLYADIDAAWQALRTRYGVSPENIILYGQSIGTVPTVDLASRYECAAVILHSPLMSGLRVAFPDTRKTYCFDAFPSIDKISKVTSPVLVIHGTEDEVIDFSHGLAMYERCPRAVEPLWVEGAGHNDIELYAQYLERLKQFISHELPNS